In the genome of Phycodurus eques isolate BA_2022a chromosome 11, UOR_Pequ_1.1, whole genome shotgun sequence, the window CACGCCAGCAGAagcaacaacacatacaaagagagcaaacaacaacacacacaggtGCATTTTCGCCCTGCTCTGCGGCAACAACGTCTATTACTGGAGATTATTCGGAGCCATTTTTCATCTCGCTGTTAATTACACTGTACttcttccagtagagctcagtgctgcccggcatgttgtggcacaactaGGTACTACATTGAGGGTGCACAACTTTACATTTGGACCTTGTTTTCTAGAGGTTCAAAAATGtatcgattaatcaacaactaaagGATTATCAAATTTATGATGatcaattaatcatttagagaccttgttaaacttaaaattgtccaaatactgGGAATTTCAGACTCCCAGCAGTAAacattctcagatttctgtagtcctccatgattACTTTTGTGTTGAATCCAAATAAGACAttagcaaacatctgcttttactttgcaaaataatgaccaacattgttgctgattttctgacatgttactgaccaaaccagtaactgaatcataatcaatttgtgTTTGTGCACTTTTGcagtgtcaatttgaaataatgtactGTTTCTTATTAAAAGGATAGACAATCtgattcatcaaaaaaaaaaagaatcgatAGATTAATTGGTTTTTACAATCATCATTAGTTCCATCCATACTGTTTAGTGTAGActataaaaacccataaaaaaaaaaacaattgcttaaaaatcagCAATATATGGGGGGTGCAAAATTGAACTGCGAAATAGCAGAGGTTCACTGAATcacttttgtattattattgaaatattgtcaagagaagaaagaagcacaaacacacaccagaTGCAGCAGAACCACTGAGTGCTTTTCTGTGTCAGACGTACCAGAAACAAGaactgtgcgcgtgtgtgtgttcctgtcAGATGGAGTGTGCTTCATACGCTGTTGTGCTGTGAAATCCACAATTACGCTGTGTGCTGTGTTATGACAGCGCTGAGGCGTATGGTGACAGCGCTAgccggacacacacacacgcagacgcaCGTGCACGTTTGTGGGCAAACAGAGTGGCGAGCTCCCCTCCCCCTCTTCTTTACCCGTTTGCCAGCAGGAAACGTGTCGTAATGCGGCCCTGCACTGCCGCCTTCTGGTCCGGCGCATGTACTGCATCAGGTACTACGgcctcagaaaaaaaacagattttttttttttcaatctgatTTCAATCGATGTTTCCACTTcacttattcaaaaaaaaaaaaaaaaaaaaaaaaaaaaaagcaaatggcaCATTGAAATTACCGTCCACCGGcatacatttttgtcttttttttttttttttttaaaagatcatCCTGATGAAATTACTTGACAAAAATCTATTAAATCTCCAAGCCTTaccacacaaacatgcatgagAACATAAATGCATGCATGACTAAATTAAtgtatggatgaatgaatgtgtgaGCTTAGTCGTCTTTAACCCATTCACAGACGTGGACGTTTCCATTCGTCAACTGCATCCAACAGTTTGCCTCTGATGTACAGGCACAGCTCAATCATTTGTATATGGAGTTAATATGAGTATTAATATTGTTAATATCGCCAAAGATTAGGTGGTAAATCTCTGCTTGTCACGTCAATTATGAGGAAGAGAAATGCAGACACGTTGAAGTTGGACAAGTTCATGCACCTCACACTCCAGCAGAGTACCGTAGGTATATGTATGCTGTAACCAGAGTATGTGTCACAGTaggtaggtagtagaaagtaTGTGTTGCGATCGTGACAAAAGATGACACAGTTCATGCAGTGAATGAAAACACTGTGTCAAAAAGTCGCCGATGTTCAACTCGAACCATGCGTCAACGTCGCCTTTCTtggttgtacagtatatctacaAATGAATATGtgtattttgccatcaaaagtgctttttctgtcttgtttttgttttatagtttcacaaaagcaaaaaaaaaaaaaatgtcaagcaaCTTGGCCGAGAATCTCAAACATAAATGAGTGAACTCCAACGCCTTTACCAATTTACATCAAGAGACAAGGACGTCAAACACGAACGAACGCGTACGCTGACATGCATCAAAACGAGCCGTCAATCACTCGGCGCATGTTTACGAGTCACGTGACCTTGCTGCCAATCAGGATTACCGATTACGGAACATGTTTGACCACATTCACCAAAGACAACATCAGTCGCTATTCATCACTCTCACTTTTACACACGCGCACGTATTTACCCGTCTGTCAGACTTGACCAATCGGAATTCTTGCAACAGTTTTCCGGGAAAAGACCTGTGTGTCTTcctgaatggatgaatggtgcCCTGGAGGAGGTAAACATGACAATATTTCAGACGTTGCACTAAATATTTCATGTCACCTTCCATATAGCCATCGTGAAATTGCTGGATGAGCCGAGCAGGATGCATGACTTGTCTTACGTCGCCACCTAGAGGCGCGTTAGGGAATCTGTAGGCATCTACAGATGGGTCCGCTGTTGATCAGTAACAGCAGCAAACGATCTTGAAAATGCTCACGAACAACAGTAGTTCTCAAACGTTCTACagcaagtaccacctcaaaaatatttgtatcccTCCACGTACCACCACAAAGGCCaacaataatatacagtacgGTTTTATAACTAGAAAGCACATTTACTGGActcaagttaaatacaattgaatcaATGTACTTGAAACAAAATGTGTACTTGAGAGgcaaaacatttactgtacatgcaaagtaaaaaaacaaaacaaaaacaaaaagtatgtgTCTGGATTTAAGAAGAAGTTTAAATAAGCTGTTGCATAGCTACAAACTTCATtatatgtttgattgtatttcctGTTTTAAATGCGGTCAACTTTCATTGTATTGATTCAGTAATTCTGTCACGTACCACTAGAGAAACCCCACGCACCAttagtggtactcgtaccacattTGGAGAAGTCCTGAACTAGAGAAGGTCATTTTGCTAGAAACAAAACACTCTTGGCTGAAACTGCCGGTCCAGCATCTGTAAGGTACGCGGCGGGCCGACCCGGCGCCACCATCGTTCGATGATAAAAACCACTTACCAGGACGTACGTGTCGTGCTTCTTCTTGTGCATGGGCGGCATGTCTgaggacaaacacacacacacacagtcaacaTGGACGCACGCCATCACGAAGACTCACATGACCTGGAAATGTCAGGATCACAATTTAACTTAATTCATATGACGATAGAGGGCTGAGCGATTCATCAATTGTATCGATTAATTTGGGTTTATCTGTCaggatgatttttttcacaattgtcccatttctgtagtcctccatgtaATCAAACTATCTATATGTTGAATCAAAATCTgacatttacaaacatctgattttactttggaaagcaatgatcaatatttttgccgattttctgacaTGCTTGGGAGCAaccaaaccaggaactgaatAATGACcactttatgtttgtgcatttcctgcgctgtcaatttgaaaaaaaaacaactgttttttAATGTAGGAATGACAATCATTTTTTTATCTAATCATTGAAAAATGAATTAATGGATAAATCaactattaaaataatcgttagttgcgaACCTAAAACgaactacaaaaaaatacttttttaaatgaactatTATTTTccatacacattttaactttaGTGGCGGCACAGTAGAAAATAAGACTTGTCAATTTGGAAGACCTTTTAAAatatgagggttttttttttaattagcttGTGTACCAAATGAAGTGACCGGACAGCGTCGACCCTCACTAGTctcactattttaaaaaaaaaaaaaaaaaagtcaaaatgttttccacTTAATCAAGTTTCAAACATTGTCATTGAGTGGGAAGGAAGAGTAAAAGCCAGTAAAGGAGACCCAGTTAGCAATGATCATTTAGCCTGTTAGCATAACAAACCGTGTTCGATGACGTCTACCGCCACCATGTCTGGTTTGTCCAGCGGGCCCACCTTCCGCTCGGTCACGCCAGACGGAACCACGTCGGGCTTGGGCCCCAACTTTCTGGGGTAAAAGTCGGCGACATTGTGGTGGTAGGGGGACAGCGCCGCGGACGCGGACATCGGCATCGAGTCCATCGCTTCCGCttcttcttcgtcgtcgtcgtcgtctcaTTGAACACAAGCGCCGGGTTGTTATTCTGCCCCCTGCAGGTAAGTAGAAAACTACTTGTACATTCCAACAACTATTGTCAAAACGTACTCGTCCCTGACTGTTTTGACCAAGGTAAATAATTACaggttagcacaactgcctcacagttcaaatcccggcctcgcctgtgggccgtttgcatgttctccccgcgcctgcgtggtttttctccggggactccggtttcctcccacatccccaaaaacatgcatggtaggttgactgaagactctaaattgcccgtagttgtgaatgtgagtgcgaatggttgtttgtttctatgtgtgccctgcgattggctggcgaccagttcagggtgtaccccgcctaccgcccgaagattgctgagataggctccggcactccagcgacccgcgtgaggagaagcgctatagaaaatggatgggtggatgggtgggtAGTTGTTTGAGTTACTGTAATAAATTGCTGCTATCGGTCGGTCGATTTTTGTCAATGATTCCATTTGTCTTATATTTCGAGTACAAATTTACAACGTggaataattgaaaataaagtgTTGATTCTAGGCAAGCTGTAAATTGCTTGCAGTTGAAAGTGTGCCGCTGTTGTATCGGCGCCTTCCGAGTCAAGCCCATCCCACCAGCGAGCGCGCCAACTCCACGGGAAGTGCTTCACTTTGAAAGCGCCACGCGAGCCGGAAGTGCAATGCTTTGTCCGGTCTGCTGACTTGACTGCCGTCTGTCGCCATTAGTGACGTCACGAAGGCTGCCGCGGGACTCCAGCGCGTGCACGTCTGCTCGTCTTCGCACGCGCGCGCCAGGGTGGTAAGCGCGAGCACGTCTGTTTGatcgtgtctttttttttctctattgactgaatcgatcgatcgatcgatcgatcgacgCCAGCTAGCTTCGGTAGCTAGCCAGTTAGGCAGCTCGCGTTAGCCGCTCCCGATTGACCTGTTACGCGCGCGCTGGTTCGTGACGTCATATAAATGGGCTTGAAATGTTTAAATGACATCACGCGTATGTGACGCTGCTTCTGCCACGTTAGCTGACAGCTGGtcggttttgttttattaaacgcTGCTAATCTAACCGTTGTCACTGCGTTAATATTGATAGAACGAGTGAATTTCCCGTGTGGATGAACAAAGTATCTCTCCAGTCACACTGAAGCATTGCAAGCCACGTGACTGGGTGGAACTTTGCGCTAATATTGTCCATAGGATTCAATGGAATGGACAATGAACTCCCGTTGAAGACATTCCGGACGCGCCCACAATGGCTGAAAATCCACCAAATAGAGAAATATGCTTGCATGGAGTTGCGCTAGGAAAAAAAGTACGTCTCCGTCAAAAATGATTCCTTCAGTGCCGCGGGCAAAACGTGCTTCCTTCCTCCACGTTTTGGGGCCCAAATCTTTCTTCGTTGAGGCAGTTTTTGCCTTTTAAACAAGGCTACAAACCTCAGCAGCTACTAGAACCGTTTACAACCAAATTGTTTAACCAAACCATTCTGCTAGCTGAATGCTAAAATGTAATGCAAAaggccatagacaggctaacaaattaGCATTGAAGTCATGCCAATTCCCAACCTTCAATCTTCTTCTAATTACTTCCAAAAATCAATTAAGCCGCCATCTTGCTTGTCAATCATCCAGCACCCGCCAGTCATGCAAGAAAAAGTTTGTTCGGGAGGTTCCTGTTCTTTCCACGACGGGGACCGCTCGCCGGACGCCCTCCGCGCCTACCCGGAGTACCCGCACGAGTACGGCGGCTTCAGCATCACCGGGACACTCCCGGCGGACCGCGGGGGGCGGAGCCCGACGGGCGGCGGGCGGGCGCCGCACGTGCGCTCGCTGAGCGACGGCAGGGAAGCCGCCCGCTTCCTGATATCCAGGAGGAGGACCCAGAGCGTGGGCGCGGGCACGCGGGCGCAGGACGAGCGGCACGCCGGCGGCGCCGCGCAGGTCGCGGCAGATGGCGGGAGAAGCGATGCCGTGACCTCGGACGAGGCGCGAGGTCGTCGCCCGGCTTTCCCTCCGGACCCGGATCTGCACGTAGACCCGGACCGGAACGCAGAGCCGCTCGGTGAGTCCGTCGAAGACCCTTTTCCGCAGTACTGTACTTTCTCCGATCACGTGACGTCATCAAAGCCCCCTTCTCCATTCCAGCCGGCATCATCGAAGAACTCATTTTCCATTCCGTATGAAATAATCGAAGAGCCCATCATTTTCCACCGCACACGGCATCGTCAGATTGCTTTTCACTACATTTGACCTCCACGACATCACCAAAGACGCATTTTCCGCCACAGATGACATCAAAGACCCCTTCTCCACGACACGACATCGTCGAAGAGCGCACTTTACTACATTTGACCTCCACGACATCACCAAAGACCCCCTTTCCGCAACGCATGGCGTCATCGAGGACTCGTTAGCCGTCAAAGATGCTCTATCGAAGAGACTTATTTTGCACGACTCGTGACATCATTTGATCAAAGAGCCCTTTTTCACTGCACTATACCGAGACGACGTCAAAGACCTTTTCACACCGCACGACATCGTCAAAGATTGCTTTTCACGTGACATCATCAAGAGCCCTTTTTCATAGCCGTCCTTTTGGCGCAGGGCGTGGCCGTTTTCCGGGCGCGGACGCCGCCTGGTCTTCCTCCGCGGCCGTCGGTCGCGGTCCCGGCGACGTCCTGCGGCGGCGGCTGGCCCGCGTCCGGACGGAGCTGGCGCGGGCCGACTCGCAGCTGCTGTGCGAGCGCGCCCGCTCGCAGCGTTTGTCCCGCCAGAGGCAGGAAGTGGCGGAGACGGAGCGGTCGTTGAGCCGGCAGGTGGACGTCGCCGTCACGGTGATCGCCGCCCTCAAGGAGCGGATCGACGCCTCCGAAAACGAACTCGAGCGACGGGAGAggtaaaagaacaaaacccaaaaagcttcctttcattctttttacaatttgtaTTATGTATAATTCATTACATTACAATCTACCAATTAGTTGATCAAATAAAAAGctcattgtaaaatatgttatttatttaacaatttattccAATTTGTTTCACAATTTATAATGAAGTTAATGATCGTTAATTTAGCAATTAGTACAAAATTGgtcaaaacaaatgttaaaagtGTATGTATATAGAACATAGTTTATCTgaataataacattattttttcttatttattattaacgGTTATATTTAATGTAGAATTGatttaatcaatacaaatttgtTCATGTGTATGACAAAATGTAAGacggtttatttttacattacaatAGATTTTattcaaatcattttattattatttgtatttagaaGTATTTTAATTACAATCATTTTCCAATAATAAGAGAAATACAAACATGTTAAATGCACCTgtgtaattgtttatttttcaacgtttttactgtattatttctGATGAATCAATGAACcaattatttcaagaaaaacacgcaaactccacacaggcggggcgcgatttgaacccgcaacctcacaactgtgaggcagatgcgctaaccagtatGCGCTTCAAATGTCAAATATtgtttcaattaaataaatcattctcgtttttaatgttatattttgtaattgatttcAGTATAATTAACCAGCCGTTTGttgagtacatttaaaaaaaaaaaaaaactgcgttATGGCAACTTGTTGCtttatgtaatatttaaaattggATCCGTTAATTTAATGACATACATGAATGACAAATCAATTCaaagaaatggggaaaaaaagccattttaatgGACAATTTTAGGAGAAACCGGTGAAATGACTGCAGGAGATATTGCACGCAGGTCCGTTGCTGATGCCAATGCTGCGCGTGGCTGCTTCGAGAACCCGATTCAAGTGCTCCTCGTGCTTGCAGGCAGGTGCTGACCATCCAGAAGTTTCTGGAAGCGGCCGCGCGCCAGGAGACCAGCGGAAAAGTCCGAATCCAGTTCTTCATCGAGAACCTGCTCAGACGCATCGCGTTGGCCGAGACCCTCTTG includes:
- the znf365 gene encoding protein ZNF365; translated protein: MQEKVCSGGSCSFHDGDRSPDALRAYPEYPHEYGGFSITGTLPADRGGRSPTGGGRAPHVRSLSDGREAARFLISRRRTQSVGAGTRAQDERHAGGAAQVAADGGRSDAVTSDEARGRRPAFPPDPDLHVDPDRNAEPLGRGRFPGADAAWSSSAAVGRGPGDVLRRRLARVRTELARADSQLLCERARSQRLSRQRQEVAETERSLSRQVDVAVTVIAALKERIDASENELERRERQVLTIQKFLEAAARQETSGKVRIQFFIENLLRRIALAETLLENYQPRQTPTNRNKPHRIAKSRSAGCQLSSGLHGNTTPPSGDQRDRDQRERLARASRLFCRPERRDDIWNQRRRSAGYLA